The stretch of DNA TTCGCCGACGACTACCTGAAGGTGACACACCACCGCAACCTCGGCCTCACCGGGCGCACCAAGCTGATGCTGCAGATCCTTACCAGCGTGGTGCTGGCCGTGGTCCTGGTCCTGTTGCGGGCGCGGGGCGACTACTCCACTCAAATGAACGTGCCTTTCTTCAAGAGCTTCCGGCCGGACTTGGTCATCCCGCAGCTGCTGGACAAGCCGCACCTGTGGCCGATCGCCTTCCTGCCCTTCATCCTCTTCGTGGCGGTGGTGATCGTGGGCTCGTCGAACGCCGTCAACCTGACCGACGGCCTGGACGGCCTGGCCATCGGCTGCACCGTCATCGCCGCGGGGGCGCTGGCGGTGCTGACGTACGTCAGCGGGCACGCCGTCTTCGCCGAGTACTTGGAGCTGCAGCGCATCCCGCAGGTGGCCGAGCTGACCATCTTCTGCGGGGCGATGGTGGGGGCCAGCATCGGATTCCTCTGGTACAACGCGCATCCGGCGGAGATCTTCATGGGCGACGTGGGCTCGCTGGCCCTGGGCGGAGCCATCGGCACGGTGGCGGTCATCATCAAGCAGGAGTTGTTGCTGCCCTTCGTCGGGGGCGTGTTCGTGATCGAGGCGCTCTCCGTCATCCTGCAGGTGGCCTCCTACAAGACGCGCAAGAAGCGCATCTTCAAGATGGCTCCCCTGCACCACCACTTCGAGCTGCTGGGATGGTCGGAGTCGAAGATCATCGTGCGCTTTTGGATCGCCTCCCTGGTGTTTGCACTCTTTGCTCTCACCACGCTGAAGCTGCGCTGAGCCTCCCGAACTCGTGGCACAATGGCGGCGGGAGTAGTGCAGGATTGTTTAGCAGGATTGTGTCGCAAGATTGTGTAGGGCCGGGTCTCCGACCCGGACAGGGACCGTGGATCTAATGGACGTCAAAGGCAAACGCATCCTCGTAGTCGGACTGGGAAAGTCCGGCGTGGCGGCGGCGCTTTTTCTCCAGGCCCGCGGCGCGCGGGTCACCGTGTCCGACGCCAAGGCCGAGGAGCAGTTGCGCCAGGAGATCCCGGCCCTGCTCGACCAGGGCATCACGGTGGAGAGCGGAGGCCACGGCGAGCGCACCTTCCGCGACCAGGACCTGATCGTCCTCAGTCCCGGCGTTCCCGCGGACGTGCCGCAGATTGACCAGGCGCGCTCTCAGGGCGTGCCCGTCATCGGGGAGATCGAGCTGGCCTCGCGCTTCCTCAAGGGCCACCTGGTGGCCATCACCGGCTCCAACGGCAAGACCACCACCACCACCCTCGCCGGGGAAGTGATCTCCATGGGCGGCTACGAGACCCTGGTGGGCGGCAACATCGGGACTCCCGCCATTTCCCTGGTGGAAGAGTCCACCCCCGACACCTACAACGTGCTCGAGGTCTCGAGCTTCCAGTTGGAGACCATCGAGTCCTTCCATCCCGAAATCGCCGTCATCCTGAACATCACGCCCGACCACCTCGACCGCCACCCCAACTTCCACGCCTACGTGGCCGCCAAGGCGCGCATTTTCGAGCAGCAGCGGGAGAGCGACTTCGCCGTGCTCAACGCCGGCGACAAGACAAGCCTGGAGCTCGCCGGCCACATCCGGGCGCAGATCCGCTGGTTCAGCCGCTCGAGCGAGGTCAAGAGCGGCGCCTACGTCAAGGATGGGAAGATCTTCTGGAAGGACGATGAGGGCGAGCAGGAGGTGATGCCCGTCTCCGAGATCCCGCTGAAGGGCGCGCACAACCTGGAGAACGTGCTGGCGGCGGTGTGCGTCGGCCGCCTGGTGGGCTGCGAGCGCCACCGCATCCGCCGCGCCGTGCAGGAGTTCAAGGCGGTGGAGCACCGCCTGGAGTTCGTCGCCAAGGTCCAGGGCGTGGAGTACTACAACGACTCCAAGGCCACCAACGTGGACGCCACCCTCAAGGCGCTGGAGTCGTTCCCCTCGGGCATCCACATCATCCTGGGCGGGAAGGACAAGGGCAGCGACTACTCCGTGCTGAGCGCGCTGCTCAAAGAGCGGGCGCGGCGCGTGTACACCATCGGAGCGGCGGCGCAGAAGATCGCATCGCAGATCCAGGGCGCCTGCGAGATTGTGAGCGCGGAGACGCTGGAAGTCGCGGTGCGCGGGGCGGCGGAGGCCGCTGTAGCCGGGGACGTGGTGCTGCTGGCCCCGGCC from Terriglobales bacterium encodes:
- the mraY gene encoding phospho-N-acetylmuramoyl-pentapeptide-transferase → MLYWLLYQVLFEHFSPFRIFRYLTFRTAFASLTALFLGLIVGPLVVQRLREFQVGQYIREDGPKGHHQKAGTPTMGGVLIVIAIVVPTLLWADLSNKFIWLAVLSTLAFGAIGFADDYLKVTHHRNLGLTGRTKLMLQILTSVVLAVVLVLLRARGDYSTQMNVPFFKSFRPDLVIPQLLDKPHLWPIAFLPFILFVAVVIVGSSNAVNLTDGLDGLAIGCTVIAAGALAVLTYVSGHAVFAEYLELQRIPQVAELTIFCGAMVGASIGFLWYNAHPAEIFMGDVGSLALGGAIGTVAVIIKQELLLPFVGGVFVIEALSVILQVASYKTRKKRIFKMAPLHHHFELLGWSESKIIVRFWIASLVFALFALTTLKLR
- the murD gene encoding UDP-N-acetylmuramoyl-L-alanine--D-glutamate ligase — its product is MDVKGKRILVVGLGKSGVAAALFLQARGARVTVSDAKAEEQLRQEIPALLDQGITVESGGHGERTFRDQDLIVLSPGVPADVPQIDQARSQGVPVIGEIELASRFLKGHLVAITGSNGKTTTTTLAGEVISMGGYETLVGGNIGTPAISLVEESTPDTYNVLEVSSFQLETIESFHPEIAVILNITPDHLDRHPNFHAYVAAKARIFEQQRESDFAVLNAGDKTSLELAGHIRAQIRWFSRSSEVKSGAYVKDGKIFWKDDEGEQEVMPVSEIPLKGAHNLENVLAAVCVGRLVGCERHRIRRAVQEFKAVEHRLEFVAKVQGVEYYNDSKATNVDATLKALESFPSGIHIILGGKDKGSDYSVLSALLKERARRVYTIGAAAQKIASQIQGACEIVSAETLEVAVRGAAEAAVAGDVVLLAPACASFDQFENYEHRGRVFKEAVAALAAREAAKAGSH